DNA sequence from the Geobacter sp. AOG2 genome:
TTGGTGGACTGGGCCATGTTGACGTGGTCGTTGGGGTGCAGGATGGAAAAGTCTCCCCGCGTGCGCCCCAGAAGCTCCAGAGCCCGGTTGGCCAGGACCTCGTTGATGTTCATGTTGTGGGAGGTGCCGGCCCCTGCCTGGAAAGGATCGACCACGAACTGTTCGTCGAATCTCCCCGCCAACGCCTCGTCGGCCGCCGCCACGATGGCGCCGCCGATCTCGGCGGAAAGCCTGCCGCCGGCCATGTTGGCCTTGGCAGCGGCCTTCTTAATGGCAACCGTGGCCCACACAAAGGCGGGGTGGGGTTTCAGGCCGGAGATGGGAAAGTTACGCACTGCCCGTGCCGTCTGGGCGCCGTAATACGCTTCGGCCGGGACTTCCATCTCACCGAAGGTGTCTTTTTCGATACGCGTGGTCATACATGTCCCCCCTTTCTCACGTTCTACGGCTACTCATCATTTTACCACGGAGGAGCAAGGGGAGAGCATGAAACTTCCCGTGAAAGGGCACCGGGATCCTGGGCATCAAGGTTTCTTCTCGAATTTGATAGCTGTGCCTCTGACATTGGTACAGGTATAGGAAAAGATGTTGTAGATTGGTATGAAGCCATAAAGACTACTGGAAACAGTGACATTCAACAAGGCATCACCCTTGCTGTCCTCCAATGCTTCTTCCACGGCGGCGGAAAACGAAGAGTTGCCAAAGGGAACTACGTTCAATAAAAAGAAACGGCATGCTTCACCTTCGGCGGTGCCGATCTCTGTGTACGGCTGGCCGTTCCTCAGCAAGGCGCCGGGGTCGCCCATGTTTTTGGTCACCATGCCCACACTGCCTACCGAGGTGCACCCGGCACAGAGCATTACCGTCGCCAGTGCAGTCCACAACCTTTTCATCGGTCCTCCCCTGTCGTCATGACATTCATGTATGTCGTAGTCGTCTAACCGACCAGAATCCTTGCAAACCTTCTCTTGCCGATCTGGACGATATACTCGCCGTTGGCGGTTAACTCCAGATTCGTGTCGCTGGCCTTCTCGCCGTTTATTTTGACGCCTCCCTGGTCGATGGAACGCCTTCCCTCGCCATTGGATTTGGTCAGGCCCGCCTCGGTCATGGCCTTAACCAAAAGCACCGGGCCGTCGGCCAGGGAGTAGCTTACCTGGGGCATCTCTTCTGGAATCTCATTCTCCTTGAAGCGTTTGACGAAATGTTCTTCCGCCGCCTCGCCGGCCCCGGCGCCGTGGAAGCGGGAGACGATCTCACGGCCTAAGGCCTTTTTGGCCGCCATGGGATGGATGGAATGGTCCTTCAGCCCCGCCTTCAGCTGTTCCAGTTCAGCCAGCGGCATGTCGGAGAGCAGTTCGTAGTAGCGCAGCATCAGGTCGTCGGAGATGGACATGACCTTACCAAAAATTTCGTCGGGAGTCTCGCTGATACCGATGTAGTTGCCCAAGGACTTGGACATCTTGTTAACCCCGTCCAGTCCTTCCAGAAGCGGCATGGTCAGGATGCACTGGGGCGGCTGGCCCCATTCCCGCTGCAACTCGCGTCCCATGAGCAGGTTGAATTTCTGGTCGGTGCCCCCCAACTCCACGTCCGATTGGAGCGCCACCGAATCGTAGCCTTGGATCAGGGGATAGAGGAATTCGTGGATGCTGATCGGCTGCTGGGTGGTGAAGCGCTTGTGGAAGTCGTCGCGTTCCAGCATGCGGGCCACGGTATACTTGGAGGCCAGGCCGATCATGCCGCCGGCGTCCAGTTTGTTAAGCCATTCGGAGTTGAAGACCACCTTGGTCCTGGCCGGGTCGAGGATCTTGAAGACCTGTTCCTTGTAGGTCTCGGCGTTCCTGAGCACATCCTCGCGGGTCAACACCTTGCGGGTTTCGGATTTGCCGGTGGGGTCGCCGATCATGCCGGTGAAGTCGCCGATCAGGAAGTTTACTTCGTGCCCCAACTGCTGGAACTGGCGTAGCTTGTGGATCAGTACGGTATGGCCCAGGTGGAGGTCCGGGGCGGTCGGGTCGAAGCCTGCCTTGATCTTCAGGGGAACGCCGGTCTTGAGGGACTTTTCGAGCTTTTCCTCCAGCTCCTTCTCGATCAGGATCTCAACGGCGCCGCGCTTGATGACGGCCATCTGTTCTGCTACGGACATGTCACTAACTCCCAAGAAAGATTAAATTTGAAAATCTGCCACAGAGATACTGAGGAACACAGAGAAAACCGAAACGCAAGGCAGGGATTCTGGGTTAAAGGCCCTGAGTATTACTCTCTCTGATTTTCTCTGCGCCTCTGTGGCTCCGTGGCATTATATCAATACAACTCGGGCCTGCGATCGCTGAAGCAGGGTATCTGGGCACGCCAGTCGGCCATGGCCTGCATGTCCAGGTCGGCTGCGATTTCACCCTCCCCATCGCCCGCTTCGGCCAGAACCTCGCCTTTGGGATCGATGATCATGCTCATGCCGAAGAAGTCCAGCTTGCCGATGGGGCCGCAGGCGTTGCAGGCAATCACGAAGAGCTGGTTTTCGATGGCGCGGGCGCGGACCAGGGTGCGCCAATGTTCCTCACGCGGTTTGGGCCACTGGGCCGGGATGCAGATCACCTGTGCCCCTTCCACGGCTAGCCGCCGGGAGAGTTCGGGAAAACGCAGGTCGTAGCAAATGATTACACCGATCTTGCCGATGGATGTCTCGGCCAAAAGCCAGCGGTCGCCGCCGGAAAAGGCGCGGTCCTCGCCCAAAAGGGAGAAGAGATGAATCTTGCGGTAGACTCCGGCCAAGGTGCCGTTGTCGGCCAGGAATACGGTGTTGAAAACCTTGTCGCCGTTGGGTTCGGGCATGCTGCCGACAATCACCAACTTAAGCTCCCGCGACAGGGCCAGAAGTTCTTCCACGATTCCGGCGGTGCGCAGGGCCAGTTCGTTGAGGGTCTTGTAGGCAAAGCCGCTGGACCACATCTCCGGCAGCACGGCCAGGTTGGCGCCTTGCGCCGCGGCACGCTGTAACGCCCTGCGGACGTGAGCCAAGTTGGCCTCAACGTCCCCCTGCTTGACGTTGAACTGGATGGCAGTTGCCCGTATTGAACTCATTTTCGTTTCACCTCGTCAGTTGGGAGCTCAGATAGGCATTGATGATGTCAGTGTAGATCTCGCGGGGCTTGCTGGTGCCGTCGCTGGGGGCGACCATACCCTCACGTTCCATCATCTCGATGATGCGCGCGGCACGGTTGTAGCCGATGCGTAGACGGCGCTGGACCATTGAGATGCTGGCCTGTCTGGTGTCGGCCACCAGCCGCAGGGCGTCTTCCCATCGTTCATCCTGTTCCTCTTCCTCTCCGTCACCGGCCTTGTCGTCTGTGTCCTTCATTTCCAGGATCGATTTTTCGTAGACTGGCTTGCCCTGTTTCTTGAGGAAATCCACCACCCGCTGGACCTCGGCGTCGGAGACGAAGGCGCCGTGGATGCGTTGCAGTTTGGAGGTGCCGGGTGGCATGTAGAGCATGTCACCGGCACCCAGCAGGCTCTCGGCGCCGTTGCAGTCCAGGATGGTGCGCGAATCGACCTTGGATGATACCTGGAAGGAGATGCGCGACGGCAGGTTGGCCTTGATCAGGCCGGTGATCACGTCCACAGACGGGCGCTGGGTCGCCAGGATCAGGTGGATGCCCGAGGCACGGGCCTTCTGGGCCAGGCGGGCGATATGCTCTTCCACCTCGCGTCCGGCCACCATCATGAGGTCGGCCAACTCATCCACGATGACCACGATGTAGGGGAGGTGGCTGTGTTCCAACTCCTCTCCAGCGTCCATGACAAAGGGGATCGGGTCCACAATAGCTTCCCCGTCCTCGACGATCTCCTCCAACTCTTCGATGATCTCGGCCTCGGGAATGGCACCTAGGTCTTCCAGTTCCTGAGCCTCGCCGGCCAGCTTCTTGTTGTAGGACTCGATATTGCGCACACCCTTGTCGGCCATCAGCTTGTAGCGGCGTTCCATCTCGTTGACCGCCCACTTCAGGGCCAGGGATGCCTTTTTGGGTTCGGTCACCACCGGCAGCAGCAGGTGGGGAATGCCCTCGTACATGGAAAATTCCAGCATTTTGGGGTCGACCATGATCATACGCACGTCATGGGGTGTGGCGGTGTAGAGCAAGGACAGGATCATGGTGTTGATGGAAACCGATTTGCCCGATCCGGTGGAACCGGCCACCAACAGATGCGGCGCCTTGCCCAGATCGGTGACCACCGGCGTACCGGCGATATCCTTGCCCAGGGCCAGCGGGAGCTTCATCTTGTGGTGATGGAACTCCTCACAGTTGAAAATCTCCCGGAGGAAGACCATGTCGCGGTCGCGATTGGGAACCTCGATCCCCACCACCCCCTTGCCGGGAATGGGAGCCACAATGCGGATCGACATGGCCTGCAACGCCATGGTAAGATCGTCAGACAGCCCGGCGATCCGGCTGATTTTGATGCCCGGTGCCGGGGAAAACTCGTACATGGTGATGACCGGGCCGGGGCAAATCTCCACCACCTCGCCGTCAATACCGTAATCCTTGAGTTTTTTCTCCAATAGGCGGGCGTTCATGGTCAGGGCGTCCCGGTCCAGTTGCTTTTCGGTGGCCGGTGGGACGTCCAGCAGGGAGAAAGGGGGGGTAAGGAAGTCGCCGTCGGCCTTGATAAACTCGAAGGATTCCTGGACCGAGGCGTTCTTTTCGGCTTCCTTTTTCCGGGCCTTCTCCTTTTTAAAGGTATTGGCCCGGGCCGGGGGCGGTGCGCCCGGTTTGATGACCGGTCCGGCAGAGGCGGCCACCACCGGTATTCCCTCCTGTTTGGCCTTTTCTCGGTGGCGCTCCTCGCGCCCGTGGGCGCGACGCTCCTGCCAGGCAAGCCATTTGTGCTTGAGGGTTTCCAGCCACCATCCGGCAAAGAGGATAAAGGAAAAACGTGACAGGATCATGATCGAAGCCGCCAGCATCGGCAGCAGCACGAGCATGGAGCCGGTTATGCCGACCGTCCCCCTGAGTAGGCGTGCGGTGATCACCCCCACGGCGCCGCCAGTGGGTACCTGTTGGCCGAGGAACAGGGTCTTGTCTCGGAAGAAGGCGAACAAGGCCGCAAGGGTGAATATCAGTCCGAAAAACGCCAAAAGCTTGTAAGAGCGCAGGCGGATTTCCTTAAACCGGAACAGGGTGTAGGCCATGTACAGGAGTGCCAGGGGGACCAGATAGGAGGCCAGGCCGAAGCAGATGAAGAATAGGTCGGCCACTTGGGCTCCCAAGCGTCCCCCCAGATTGTGGATGGCGCCCTCGCTGGAGTAGTTGTTGAAGGATACGTCGCCGGCGTTGAACGTCGTGAATGCCAGCAGAATAAAGACGCCAACCGTGGCGAGCGCCATTCCCTGCAATTCTTTGGTGAGTTTTTCTTTTTTTTGCTCTGCCATTGGGTTTATAAGGCTCGAATTCACAATCCGTGTAGTGATGAAATCAGGTCATATTACCTGCAATTCGGGGGGAGAGGCAAAGGAAAAATTGGACGGCGCCGCAAAAGGAATTTATTTGACCTTTGTCATGTAATGATCAGAAATAAAGAGTCAAGATGACAACCATGGAAACGCTTACAAAGCTTCAGAAAAAGGATATCAGGCTGATCGGCAAGTTCGTCGAGGTCTACTGCGCCGGCAAACACGGTGCCGGCGAACATTCGACGTTTTGCCTTCCGGCTGGGTTGGGGGAGCGCCGGATGTGCGCCGAGTGCGCCGAATTTATGGCGTATGCAGTCGCCAGGCGGATAAAGTGCCCGCTAGAGGCCGAAAAGCCGACCTGCAAGCACTGTCGGGTCCATTGCTACAACAAAACGAACTTGGCAAAGGTGAAGGAGATCATGGCCTACTCCGGTAAAAAATTGATGCTGAGGGGGAGGCTCGATTACATCTGGCACTATTTTTTCTGAAATCGAGATCAGAACCTGCCGCAGAGACTCTGAGATACAGAGGAACACAGAGATAAAGCTTGAATCTAAAATAACCACACGGAAATTCTGAAAAAAGGGGAGAACAATCATGTTGAGAAAGATCGTGAAGATAGACCAGAACAAATGCGACGGCTGCGGATTATGCGTCCCCTCCTGTGCGGAAGGCGCCATCAGGATCGTTGACGGCAAGGCGCAGCTTTCGGCGGAAAACCTGTGCGACGGCCTGGGCGCCTGCCTGGGAGAGTGCCCGCGGGACGCCATCACCGTCGAGGAGCGGGAGGCCGACGGATTTGATGAAGCGGCCGTTGCGCACCACCTGGCAGCCCAGGGCCGACCCGCGCCGACCCATAACCATACAGCCTCGGCCCCTGCGGCCGGCCATCACCACCACGGGGGCGGGTGTCCCGGCTCCCGCGCCATGAGCTTTGCCCGCACGCAGGAGGCCGCCGTTTCGGAACCCTCCGGCAGTCGCCAGAGCCAGTTGGCCCAATGGCCTGTGCAACTGCACCTGGTGTCCACCAGTGCCTCCTATTTCCAGGGTGCCGACCTGCTGATCACGGCTGACTGTGTGCCGGTGGCCTATGCCGGCTACCACGAGGATTTCCTCAAGGGGCGCGCCGTTGTCATGGGGTGCCCCAAACTGGACGACAACCAGTTCTACCAGCAGAAACTGACCGAGCTGTTCACCCGTTCCGATATCAAGAGTGTCACGGTGCTGAAGATGGAGGTGCCCTGCTGCGGAGGGATCGCCGTGGCTGCCCGGCAGGCCATCGTCGCCAGCGGCAAGCAGATACCCTACAACGAGGTTACCATCGGCATCCAGGGTCAGATCAAGGGATAGTTTTTTGATGGTGTTTTTCGGAGCGGACCGGCCAAGGGTGGGAGTGAAATAATTCCTGCCCGGAAAAAGAGGCTGGCCCGATGGCGGGGAAAGCCTTCGGGTCGTTTCTGTTCCCTGTTTATGGTATACTTGCCCGTAAAGCATATATCCAGCTACCGGGGGCAAGGCCATGAACCCACGAATCGAGATTATACGGGGAGACATCACGCAAATGGCGGTGGACGCCATCGTTAATGCCGCCAACAACACCCTGCTGGGGGGCGGCGGGGTAGACGGCGCCATTCATCGGGCGGCGGGGCCGGAACTGGTGGCGGAATGCGCCGGCCTAGGGGGGTGCGAGACCGGCGACGCCAAGATAACGGGGGGTTACCGGTTGGCGGCGCGTCATGTCATTCATACCGTTGGTCCTGTCTGGCGCGGCGGAGACCAGGGAGAGCCGAAACTTCTGAGGAGCGCCTACCAGCGCTGTTTTGAGGTCGCCGCGGAAAATGGCCTGCACAGTATCGCATTCCCTGCCATCAGTTGCGGCGTTTACGGTTATCCAATGCAGGCAGGAGCACTGATAGCGCTGTCTGTGGCCCAGGAGGCCGCCGGGCATAACCCGGCGCTGGAACGGATAGTCTTCGTTGTGTATAATGAACAAGCGTTTCAAGTCTATCAGCGTGCCGCGGTCTCTTTGAAGATGGAGTTGGATTGAAGGGGGCGGGCTGGTCTCCTATTCGCTTTTTGAGATGCTGGTTCGCCAGTTGAAGGCGTCCATTTGTGCGGTCAGCAGGGTGGAGATGGGGATGCCACAGGTTTCGGTCAAGTGATGAACCTCACCGAAATTGGTTTGTTCAAGCGTTTCGGCCAGTGCCAGGAGGGCTCCCAGAGTTCCCTCGCGGTTGACCAGAGCAGCGGCGATCTCGTCGTTAAGCCGTAATTCCCGTACAACTCCTTCGACGGACGTTTCGAAGAGCACATCAACCAGTGACAGGATGCCGAGCATGAAGGCCGACTCCACCTGTTCGCAGCCACGAGGCAGGTTGTAACGTTCCATGACCAGGTACTCCAGAAGACGTCCACGAACGGCAGCCATCTCCAGCAGGGGGTTGTTGATTCCC
Encoded proteins:
- a CDS encoding TRL-like family protein; this translates as MKRLWTALATVMLCAGCTSVGSVGMVTKNMGDPGALLRNGQPYTEIGTAEGEACRFFLLNVVPFGNSSFSAAVEEALEDSKGDALLNVTVSSSLYGFIPIYNIFSYTCTNVRGTAIKFEKKP
- the tyrS gene encoding tyrosine--tRNA ligase, which codes for MSVAEQMAVIKRGAVEILIEKELEEKLEKSLKTGVPLKIKAGFDPTAPDLHLGHTVLIHKLRQFQQLGHEVNFLIGDFTGMIGDPTGKSETRKVLTREDVLRNAETYKEQVFKILDPARTKVVFNSEWLNKLDAGGMIGLASKYTVARMLERDDFHKRFTTQQPISIHEFLYPLIQGYDSVALQSDVELGGTDQKFNLLMGRELQREWGQPPQCILTMPLLEGLDGVNKMSKSLGNYIGISETPDEIFGKVMSISDDLMLRYYELLSDMPLAELEQLKAGLKDHSIHPMAAKKALGREIVSRFHGAGAGEAAEEHFVKRFKENEIPEEMPQVSYSLADGPVLLVKAMTEAGLTKSNGEGRRSIDQGGVKINGEKASDTNLELTANGEYIVQIGKRRFARILVG
- a CDS encoding carbon-nitrogen family hydrolase, which encodes MSSIRATAIQFNVKQGDVEANLAHVRRALQRAAAQGANLAVLPEMWSSGFAYKTLNELALRTAGIVEELLALSRELKLVIVGSMPEPNGDKVFNTVFLADNGTLAGVYRKIHLFSLLGEDRAFSGGDRWLLAETSIGKIGVIICYDLRFPELSRRLAVEGAQVICIPAQWPKPREEHWRTLVRARAIENQLFVIACNACGPIGKLDFFGMSMIIDPKGEVLAEAGDGEGEIAADLDMQAMADWRAQIPCFSDRRPELY
- a CDS encoding DNA translocase FtsK; its protein translation is MAEQKKEKLTKELQGMALATVGVFILLAFTTFNAGDVSFNNYSSEGAIHNLGGRLGAQVADLFFICFGLASYLVPLALLYMAYTLFRFKEIRLRSYKLLAFFGLIFTLAALFAFFRDKTLFLGQQVPTGGAVGVITARLLRGTVGITGSMLVLLPMLAASIMILSRFSFILFAGWWLETLKHKWLAWQERRAHGREERHREKAKQEGIPVVAASAGPVIKPGAPPPARANTFKKEKARKKEAEKNASVQESFEFIKADGDFLTPPFSLLDVPPATEKQLDRDALTMNARLLEKKLKDYGIDGEVVEICPGPVITMYEFSPAPGIKISRIAGLSDDLTMALQAMSIRIVAPIPGKGVVGIEVPNRDRDMVFLREIFNCEEFHHHKMKLPLALGKDIAGTPVVTDLGKAPHLLVAGSTGSGKSVSINTMILSLLYTATPHDVRMIMVDPKMLEFSMYEGIPHLLLPVVTEPKKASLALKWAVNEMERRYKLMADKGVRNIESYNKKLAGEAQELEDLGAIPEAEIIEELEEIVEDGEAIVDPIPFVMDAGEELEHSHLPYIVVIVDELADLMMVAGREVEEHIARLAQKARASGIHLILATQRPSVDVITGLIKANLPSRISFQVSSKVDSRTILDCNGAESLLGAGDMLYMPPGTSKLQRIHGAFVSDAEVQRVVDFLKKQGKPVYEKSILEMKDTDDKAGDGEEEEQDERWEDALRLVADTRQASISMVQRRLRIGYNRAARIIEMMEREGMVAPSDGTSKPREIYTDIINAYLSSQLTR
- a CDS encoding nitrous oxide-stimulated promoter family protein; amino-acid sequence: METLTKLQKKDIRLIGKFVEVYCAGKHGAGEHSTFCLPAGLGERRMCAECAEFMAYAVARRIKCPLEAEKPTCKHCRVHCYNKTNLAKVKEIMAYSGKKLMLRGRLDYIWHYFF
- a CDS encoding ATP-binding protein yields the protein MLRKIVKIDQNKCDGCGLCVPSCAEGAIRIVDGKAQLSAENLCDGLGACLGECPRDAITVEEREADGFDEAAVAHHLAAQGRPAPTHNHTASAPAAGHHHHGGGCPGSRAMSFARTQEAAVSEPSGSRQSQLAQWPVQLHLVSTSASYFQGADLLITADCVPVAYAGYHEDFLKGRAVVMGCPKLDDNQFYQQKLTELFTRSDIKSVTVLKMEVPCCGGIAVAARQAIVASGKQIPYNEVTIGIQGQIKG
- a CDS encoding O-acetyl-ADP-ribose deacetylase, which encodes MNPRIEIIRGDITQMAVDAIVNAANNTLLGGGGVDGAIHRAAGPELVAECAGLGGCETGDAKITGGYRLAARHVIHTVGPVWRGGDQGEPKLLRSAYQRCFEVAAENGLHSIAFPAISCGVYGYPMQAGALIALSVAQEAAGHNPALERIVFVVYNEQAFQVYQRAAVSLKMELD